The following are encoded in a window of Paenibacillus polymyxa genomic DNA:
- a CDS encoding tetratricopeptide repeat protein: MNDIMAQADELRRTGQAEKARKLLLKALEQQQNDAELWYQTAWTHDSLGLEREAVAYYEKSLGMALSAESRKGAILGLSSTYRVLGDYAKAKAWLDTGMNEFPDYRPFRVFYAMVLYNLGEYGKAMQELLMEVAETTSDLSTQEYSRAIQYYADKLDQIEA; this comes from the coding sequence ATGAACGATATCATGGCGCAAGCTGACGAGCTTAGACGAACAGGGCAAGCAGAGAAAGCACGTAAGCTTCTTTTAAAGGCATTAGAACAGCAGCAAAATGATGCAGAATTGTGGTATCAGACAGCTTGGACACATGATTCATTGGGCTTAGAGAGGGAAGCGGTTGCCTATTATGAAAAAAGCCTAGGTATGGCGTTATCCGCAGAATCAAGGAAAGGAGCCATCCTGGGATTAAGCAGTACATATCGTGTATTGGGAGATTACGCCAAGGCGAAAGCGTGGTTGGACACAGGAATGAACGAATTTCCGGATTACAGACCGTTTCGGGTATTTTACGCGATGGTGTTATACAATCTGGGGGAATACGGGAAAGCCATGCAGGAGCTGCTAATGGAGGTGGCTGAGACGACCTCGGATTTATCTACACAGGAGTACTCACGTGCTATTCAATATTATGCAGATAAACTGGATCAGATCGAGGCATAG